A stretch of the Clostridium fungisolvens genome encodes the following:
- a CDS encoding MerR family transcriptional regulator, which yields MKYTIKQVAEKFDLTEYAIRYYEKEGLLPNIARDEHGVRNFSEDDIEWIKLICCLRNTGMAISKIKNFVTLCMEGDGTLELRREIILAQKKITEQKIKEMNNNLEMINWKLNYYTGLIKDKKSESSCCSSINNCENSGAAV from the coding sequence ATGAAATACACAATAAAGCAGGTAGCCGAAAAATTTGATTTAACTGAGTATGCAATAAGATATTATGAAAAAGAGGGATTACTTCCAAATATAGCCCGTGATGAACATGGGGTTAGAAACTTCAGCGAAGATGATATTGAATGGATAAAACTTATATGCTGCTTACGTAACACTGGAATGGCCATTTCAAAGATTAAAAACTTTGTTACTCTTTGTATGGAAGGCGACGGAACTTTAGAACTAAGACGAGAAATAATTTTGGCACAAAAGAAGATAACTGAGCAAAAAATTAAAGAGATGAACAATAATCTTGAAATGATTAATTGGAAGCTTAATTATTATACTGGTCTAATTAAAGATAAGAAATCAGAGAGCAGCTGTTGTAGTTCTATCAATAACTGCGAAAATAGTGGAGCTGCGGTATAG
- the amrA gene encoding AmmeMemoRadiSam system protein A has translation MSLRGFYLLPHPPIAIPEVGKGEEEKISATGGSFHVIGEEIAKKAPDTIILVTPHGVMFQDAIAISYENEIYGDLKNFRVPNVKMKLKINKELTTKIYEIAYSEGIPVIMATNSLLNKYDQSVTLDHGAMVPLYFINKHYSNYKFVHITYAALSDIDLYKFGIAIRRAVEELNENAVLIASGDLSHRLKEEGPYGYNPYGEKFDKEFLDNLAKGDVKTVLSIDKETVCEAGECGRRSTVTLLGALEGKKFNGDLLSYEGTFGVGYGIMKFNVLSEDEPKLGELEELRKSQYERKNKQSDPYVRLARESLTTYLTTRRKLREIPEYVPNEMKNMQRGVFVSLKKHGDLRGCIGTIFPATDNVAKEIIRNAVEAGINDPRFYEVEEEELLDIDFSVDVLTEPEVATREDLNPKEYGVIVRCMGKTGLLLPDLEGVNTVEEQLSIALEKGNIDQEDEYTIQRFQVIRHKES, from the coding sequence TTGAGTTTAAGAGGTTTCTATTTATTGCCGCATCCTCCAATAGCTATACCAGAGGTAGGCAAGGGCGAAGAAGAAAAGATAAGTGCAACTGGCGGCAGTTTTCATGTGATTGGTGAAGAGATTGCTAAAAAAGCTCCAGATACTATTATATTAGTTACTCCTCATGGAGTGATGTTTCAAGATGCTATTGCCATAAGTTATGAGAATGAGATATATGGAGATTTGAAAAACTTTAGAGTTCCTAATGTAAAGATGAAACTTAAAATAAACAAAGAATTAACAACAAAAATATACGAAATAGCTTATAGTGAGGGAATACCTGTTATAATGGCTACTAATTCTCTTTTAAATAAGTATGATCAATCAGTTACATTAGATCATGGAGCAATGGTTCCTCTTTACTTTATAAATAAACATTATAGTAACTATAAATTTGTACATATAACATATGCAGCCTTAAGTGATATTGACTTATATAAGTTCGGAATTGCAATAAGAAGAGCTGTGGAAGAATTAAATGAAAATGCTGTTCTTATAGCAAGTGGAGATCTATCTCATAGGCTTAAAGAAGAAGGTCCTTATGGATATAATCCTTATGGCGAGAAGTTTGATAAGGAGTTTCTTGATAACTTAGCAAAAGGTGATGTTAAAACCGTACTAAGTATTGATAAAGAAACTGTTTGCGAAGCTGGTGAATGTGGAAGACGGTCAACAGTAACGCTGCTTGGCGCACTTGAAGGTAAAAAGTTTAATGGTGATCTTTTGAGTTATGAAGGAACTTTTGGAGTAGGATATGGAATAATGAAATTTAATGTTTTGTCTGAAGATGAGCCAAAGCTAGGTGAATTAGAGGAACTTAGAAAGTCACAATATGAAAGAAAGAATAAACAAAGCGATCCTTACGTAAGACTTGCAAGAGAAAGCCTTACTACTTATTTAACTACAAGGAGAAAGCTTAGAGAAATTCCTGAATATGTACCAAATGAAATGAAAAATATGCAAAGAGGTGTGTTTGTATCGCTAAAAAAACATGGTGATTTAAGAGGGTGTATAGGTACTATATTTCCAGCAACTGATAATGTAGCAAAAGAAATTATTAGAAATGCTGTAGAAGCAGGAATAAACGACCCGAGATTTTATGAAGTGGAAGAAGAAGAACTTCTTGATATTGATTTTTCTGTAGATGTTTTGACAGAACCTGAGGTAGCAACAAGGGAAGATCTAAATCCAAAGGAATATGGTGTAATTGTAAGGTGTATGGGGAAAACAGGACTTTTACTACCAGACTTAGAAGGGGTAAATACAGTTGAGGAGCAACTTTCTATAGCCTTAGAAAAGGGGAATATAGATCAAGAGGACGAGTACACTATACAGAGATTTCAAGTTATAAGACATAAAGAAAGCTAG
- a CDS encoding aldo/keto reductase — MLYREFGKTNEKVSILGFGCMRLPLIPGGDPSQIDEEKATGLVRYAIDNGVNYIDTAYPYHGNGMTRGGGASEPFVGRALKDGYREKVKLATKLPSWLIQSRSDMDKYLNEQLERLDTDHIDFYLVHALNKTDWERLKANGIDEFLDSAIKDGRIRYAGFSFHDKLEVFKEIVDYYNWSFCQIQYNYLDEEFQAGTEGLEYAAARGLGVTIMEPIRGGKLVNIPDEAKEAFDKADVKRSPAEWALKWVWNHPEVKVVLSGMNTLEQLVENIKAAGETPENSLTEKELAIVDEVKTIIKGKMKVNCTACGYCMPCPAGVNIPRCFSAYNTYNMFPGDKSYENLPVKEKATSCVKCGKCEQHCPQSLPIREHLQTIKEVFA, encoded by the coding sequence ATGTTATACAGAGAGTTTGGTAAGACAAATGAAAAGGTTTCAATTTTAGGTTTTGGATGTATGAGACTACCATTAATACCAGGAGGAGATCCATCTCAAATTGATGAGGAAAAAGCAACGGGTTTAGTTCGTTATGCAATAGATAATGGCGTAAACTACATAGACACAGCTTACCCATATCATGGGAATGGTATGACTAGAGGTGGCGGTGCCAGTGAACCTTTTGTTGGAAGAGCTTTAAAAGATGGGTATAGAGAAAAAGTAAAATTAGCTACAAAGCTTCCAAGCTGGTTAATACAATCAAGAAGCGATATGGATAAATATTTAAATGAACAACTAGAACGTTTAGATACAGATCATATAGATTTTTATTTGGTACATGCTTTAAATAAAACCGATTGGGAAAGATTAAAAGCCAATGGAATAGATGAGTTTTTAGATTCTGCTATAAAAGACGGTAGAATAAGATATGCTGGTTTCTCTTTTCATGATAAATTAGAAGTATTTAAAGAAATAGTTGATTATTATAATTGGTCATTCTGTCAAATACAATATAACTATTTAGATGAAGAATTCCAAGCTGGAACTGAAGGATTAGAATATGCTGCTGCAAGAGGTTTAGGTGTTACTATAATGGAACCTATCAGAGGTGGAAAACTTGTGAATATCCCTGATGAAGCAAAAGAAGCTTTTGATAAAGCTGATGTAAAGAGATCTCCAGCAGAGTGGGCTTTAAAGTGGGTATGGAATCACCCAGAGGTAAAGGTTGTACTAAGCGGAATGAACACATTAGAGCAATTAGTAGAAAATATAAAAGCAGCTGGTGAAACTCCAGAAAATTCATTGACTGAAAAAGAATTAGCTATAGTTGATGAAGTTAAAACTATAATTAAAGGTAAGATGAAAGTTAACTGTACTGCTTGTGGGTATTGCATGCCATGTCCTGCAGGAGTTAATATACCAAGATGCTTCAGCGCATATAATACTTATAATATGTTCCCTGGAGACAAGTCATATGAGAATTTACCAGTTAAAGAAAAGGCTACAAGCTGTGTAAAATGCGGTAAATGCGAACAGCACTGTCCACAAAGCCTTCCAATACGTGAACATTTACAAACTATAAAAGAAGTGTTCGCATAA
- the amrS gene encoding AmmeMemoRadiSam system radical SAM enzyme, with amino-acid sequence MKKEAMFYENLNDKVHCYLCPHNCVIENGHIGKCNVRTHEDGKLYTLNYGEITSAALDPIEKKPLYYFKPESFILSVGSFGCNFVCGFCQNYRISQQIAKSEFASREELVKTALTTKDNIGLAFTYNEPSIWYEYVYDCSKLLKETDENASVVIVTNGYISEEPLKKLLPYVDAMNIDLKSYSNSYYKDLCGGSLKPVLNTIEIAAQKCHVEITTLLVSSENDSLEEVEEIAKFLSNINKDIPLHLSRYFPRYKLMNSPTDLTFMRKAEEVAGKYLNRVILGNV; translated from the coding sequence ATGAAAAAAGAAGCGATGTTTTATGAAAATCTTAATGATAAAGTACACTGTTATTTATGTCCCCATAATTGTGTAATTGAAAATGGGCATATAGGAAAATGTAATGTGCGAACTCATGAGGATGGAAAACTTTATACCTTAAATTATGGAGAAATAACTTCAGCTGCATTAGATCCAATAGAAAAAAAGCCACTTTATTACTTTAAACCAGAAAGTTTTATTTTATCAGTGGGTAGCTTTGGATGTAATTTTGTATGCGGGTTTTGTCAAAATTATAGGATATCTCAACAGATAGCCAAAAGTGAATTCGCTTCAAGAGAAGAATTAGTAAAAACAGCTTTGACCACAAAAGATAACATAGGATTAGCATTTACTTATAATGAACCTAGTATATGGTATGAGTATGTATATGACTGTTCAAAACTTCTAAAAGAAACTGATGAAAATGCTTCTGTTGTTATTGTAACCAACGGATATATAAGTGAAGAACCATTGAAGAAGCTACTTCCTTATGTTGATGCTATGAATATAGATTTAAAAAGTTATAGTAACAGCTATTACAAAGATTTATGTGGTGGAAGCTTGAAACCTGTATTAAATACTATTGAAATAGCTGCACAAAAATGTCATGTTGAAATAACCACTTTACTGGTTAGCAGTGAAAATGATAGTTTAGAAGAGGTAGAAGAAATAGCAAAGTTTTTAAGTAATATAAATAAAGATATACCACTGCATCTTTCAAGATATTTTCCACGTTATAAATTGATGAATTCTCCAACGGATTTAACATTTATGAGGAAAGCAGAAGAAGTTGCGGGCAAATATTTAAATAGAGTTATATTAGGGAATGTATAG
- a CDS encoding aldo/keto reductase — protein MKNIKIGNGKIDGSEISLGCMRMAALSKEEAEKVIRVSLEEGINFFDHADIYGGGKSEEIFADAIQMNSDIREKMIIQTKCGIVPGKMFDFSKEHILASVEGSLKRLKTDYVDTLLLHRPDTLMEPEEVAEAFTQLHDSGKVKYFGVSNQNPMQIELLNKYLGENNIIINQLQFGVMHTGMIDSGINVNMKVDGSVDRDGSILEYCRLKDITIQAWSPYQYGFFEGVFLNNDKFPKVNKKIDEIAEKKGVTNTAIATAWILRHPAKIQTIVGSMSPKRIREICAASKVELSREEWYSIYLAAGNKLP, from the coding sequence ATGAAAAACATAAAAATAGGTAATGGTAAAATCGATGGTTCCGAAATTTCTCTTGGTTGCATGAGGATGGCTGCATTAAGCAAAGAAGAAGCTGAAAAAGTAATAAGAGTTTCTTTAGAAGAAGGCATAAATTTCTTTGATCATGCAGATATCTATGGCGGTGGAAAATCTGAAGAAATATTTGCTGATGCAATACAAATGAATTCAGATATAAGAGAAAAGATGATAATACAAACTAAATGCGGAATAGTTCCAGGTAAGATGTTCGACTTTTCCAAAGAACATATCTTAGCATCAGTAGAAGGAAGCTTAAAAAGATTAAAAACAGATTATGTAGATACTTTATTATTACATCGTCCAGATACTTTAATGGAACCAGAGGAAGTTGCAGAAGCATTTACTCAGCTACATGATAGCGGGAAGGTAAAATACTTTGGAGTAAGTAATCAAAATCCAATGCAGATAGAGCTTCTAAATAAATACTTAGGTGAAAACAACATTATAATTAATCAATTACAGTTTGGTGTTATGCATACTGGAATGATCGATTCAGGTATAAATGTAAATATGAAGGTTGATGGATCTGTAGATAGAGATGGAAGTATTCTTGAATATTGTCGACTTAAAGATATAACAATACAAGCATGGTCTCCATACCAATATGGATTCTTTGAAGGGGTATTCTTAAATAATGATAAATTCCCTAAAGTAAACAAAAAAATTGATGAGATTGCAGAGAAAAAAGGTGTAACAAATACAGCAATTGCTACAGCTTGGATTTTAAGACATCCAGCAAAGATTCAAACAATAGTTGGTTCAATGAGTCCGAAGCGTATAAGAGAAATCTGTGCAGCTTCAAAAGTTGAACTTAGTAGAGAAGAATGGTATTCAATATACCTTGCAGCAGGAAATAAATTACCTTAA
- a CDS encoding trans-sulfuration enzyme family protein → MRFGTKLIHNGNEIDEETGALSIPIYQASTFHQRDIDNFGKYDYSRSGNPTREALEDTIAQLENGHRGFAFSSGMAATSSVLSIFSSGDHIVICEDVYGGTYRITTKVLSRFNIEFTFVDASKLENIRSAIKENTKAIFLETPSNPMLKITDLKGAISIAKEKDIIVIVDNTFMSPYLQRPLDLGADIVVHSATKFIGGHSDVVGGLAVAKTKELADRIYTIQNSFGAILGPQDCWLLLRGIKTLKIRLDAHQATALKLSTWLQQKEQVEKVYYPGLEGHIGKDIHFSQASGAGAVLSFKFKTLEQTKYFLNNIENAAFAVSLGGVETIVSYPAKMSHAAIPREEREALGVSDTLIRVSVGLEEYEDIIESFEKAIL, encoded by the coding sequence ATGAGATTTGGTACAAAATTAATTCATAATGGAAATGAGATAGACGAAGAAACAGGTGCACTTAGTATACCAATTTACCAGGCTTCTACTTTTCATCAAAGAGACATAGATAACTTTGGAAAGTATGATTATTCTAGAAGTGGAAATCCCACAAGAGAAGCATTAGAGGATACAATAGCTCAACTTGAAAATGGACACAGAGGTTTTGCCTTTTCTTCAGGTATGGCAGCGACATCATCTGTTTTATCAATATTTTCATCTGGAGACCATATTGTAATCTGTGAAGATGTTTATGGAGGCACATATAGGATTACTACTAAAGTACTTAGCAGATTTAATATTGAGTTTACTTTTGTAGATGCATCTAAACTAGAAAATATAAGAAGTGCAATTAAGGAAAATACAAAAGCTATTTTCTTAGAAACACCTTCAAATCCTATGCTTAAGATAACAGATTTAAAAGGTGCTATTTCTATTGCTAAGGAGAAAGATATAATTGTAATAGTAGACAATACTTTCATGTCACCATATCTTCAAAGACCACTTGATTTAGGTGCTGATATTGTAGTTCATAGTGCTACTAAATTTATAGGTGGACATAGTGATGTGGTAGGTGGACTTGCTGTTGCTAAAACTAAAGAATTAGCAGATAGAATATACACTATACAAAATTCTTTTGGAGCTATACTTGGACCACAAGATTGTTGGCTGCTTCTCAGGGGGATTAAGACTTTAAAAATAAGATTAGATGCTCATCAGGCAACTGCATTGAAGCTTTCAACATGGCTTCAACAGAAGGAACAGGTAGAAAAAGTTTATTATCCAGGATTAGAAGGTCATATAGGAAAAGATATTCATTTTTCTCAAGCTTCTGGTGCTGGAGCAGTGCTTTCTTTTAAGTTTAAAACTTTAGAGCAAACAAAATATTTTCTTAACAACATTGAGAATGCTGCTTTCGCTGTTTCTCTAGGTGGTGTTGAAACTATCGTTTCTTATCCAGCGAAAATGTCACATGCAGCTATACCTAGAGAAGAGAGAGAAGCACTTGGTGTAAGTGATACCTTAATTAGGGTATCTGTTGGTCTAGAAGAATACGAAGATATAATTGAAAGCTTTGAAAAAGCCATTCTTTAA
- the rsgA gene encoding ribosome small subunit-dependent GTPase A, which translates to MNNNTIKQYGYNEFYERQIDKIEMDCNELVPARILEVHREYYKIITNDGENSAKLKGSIFYNDSASTVYPAIGDFVLVKKNPMGDDTIYKVLDRKSKFARMDSFNEKEQIVATNFDYVFIVTSLNYDFSINRIERYLTCAWESGANPVIILTKADLCDEYESYKAELETVAIGVPIIAVSSYTGQGFDEIKEFVKPGRTIVLLGSSGVGKSSLVNAIAEEEIMRVNGIREDDSKGRHTTTHRQLIMLNNGTMIIDTPGMRELGMWVVVDGLNATFSDVEQLELNCKFSDCKHQTEPGCAVKAALESGELSTERWKNFIKLKKEAAFAEKKAKLLSRDKSSNKKKQFAR; encoded by the coding sequence ATGAATAATAACACTATAAAACAATATGGATATAATGAGTTTTATGAAAGACAAATAGACAAAATTGAAATGGATTGTAATGAATTAGTACCTGCAAGAATTCTTGAAGTGCATAGAGAATATTACAAAATTATAACAAATGACGGTGAAAATAGTGCAAAGCTTAAAGGATCAATTTTTTATAATGATAGTGCTAGCACTGTATATCCAGCAATAGGGGACTTTGTTTTAGTTAAGAAAAATCCTATGGGAGATGACACAATATATAAAGTACTCGATAGAAAAAGTAAGTTTGCAAGAATGGATTCTTTTAATGAAAAAGAGCAAATAGTAGCTACAAATTTCGATTATGTGTTTATCGTCACATCACTTAACTATGATTTTAGTATTAATAGAATTGAACGATATTTGACTTGTGCTTGGGAGAGTGGAGCAAACCCTGTTATAATTCTTACTAAAGCAGATTTATGCGATGAATATGAAAGCTATAAGGCTGAATTAGAAACAGTAGCTATTGGTGTACCTATTATTGCTGTAAGCTCATATACAGGACAGGGATTTGATGAAATTAAAGAATTCGTAAAACCAGGAAGGACAATTGTGCTTCTCGGATCATCTGGTGTAGGAAAGTCATCGTTGGTAAATGCCATAGCTGAAGAAGAGATAATGCGTGTAAATGGTATTAGAGAAGATGATAGTAAGGGGAGGCATACCACAACTCATAGGCAGCTTATTATGCTAAATAATGGTACAATGATAATTGATACTCCTGGTATGAGGGAGCTTGGCATGTGGGTAGTTGTTGATGGTCTTAATGCTACTTTCTCTGATGTAGAACAATTAGAGCTTAATTGTAAGTTTAGTGATTGTAAGCATCAAACTGAACCAGGCTGTGCGGTTAAAGCTGCACTAGAAAGTGGTGAATTATCTACTGAAAGATGGAAAAACTTTATAAAACTTAAGAAAGAAGCTGCATTTGCAGAGAAAAAAGCTAAGCTATTAAGTAGAGATAAGAGCAGTAATAAGAAAAAGCAATTTGCTAGATAA
- a CDS encoding trans-sulfuration enzyme family protein yields the protein MCAEKLLKFETTAVHGSKGFDPLTGAISFPIYQTATFKHGGLNESTGYDYSRLQNPTREEVENTVAKLEGAKFGAGFSTGVAAVTAVLSLFKPGDHILVSDDLYGGTFRLFRDIYGPYGIEHDFIDTADLNDVINNIKENTKAIFIETPSNPMMKVVDINGVVKLSKEKNLIVIVDNTFLTPYFQKPLNLGAHIVVHSGTKFLGGHNDTLAGFVVTNEEWINERIRFYEKSTGATLAPFDSWLILRGIKTLHIRMEKSQENAIKVAEFLKKHPKIKEVFYVGLPEHKGYEISKKQATGFGSMISFKVKNQEDVAKILKNVKVINFAESLGGVETLITYPQTQTHAEIPAEIKKRLGVTEDLLRLSIGIENISDLIEDLESALGC from the coding sequence ATGTGTGCAGAAAAATTACTAAAGTTTGAGACTACAGCAGTACATGGAAGTAAGGGATTTGATCCATTAACAGGAGCAATAAGCTTTCCAATCTATCAAACTGCTACATTCAAGCATGGGGGCTTGAATGAAAGTACCGGATATGATTATTCTAGGTTGCAAAATCCTACTAGAGAAGAGGTAGAAAACACTGTAGCAAAACTTGAAGGAGCTAAATTTGGTGCTGGTTTTTCTACAGGGGTGGCAGCAGTAACTGCTGTATTAAGTCTTTTTAAGCCAGGTGATCATATTTTGGTTTCTGATGATTTATATGGAGGTACTTTTAGATTATTTAGAGATATTTATGGACCTTATGGAATAGAGCATGATTTTATAGATACCGCTGATTTGAATGATGTAATAAATAATATTAAAGAAAACACTAAGGCTATTTTTATTGAAACCCCTTCTAATCCAATGATGAAAGTTGTAGATATAAATGGAGTGGTAAAGCTTTCAAAAGAGAAAAATCTAATTGTAATAGTAGATAATACATTTTTAACTCCATATTTTCAAAAACCTCTTAATTTAGGAGCTCATATAGTTGTTCATAGTGGAACTAAGTTTCTTGGTGGACATAATGATACCCTTGCTGGTTTTGTGGTAACTAATGAGGAGTGGATAAATGAAAGAATAAGATTTTATGAAAAGTCTACAGGTGCAACATTAGCGCCTTTTGATTCTTGGTTAATACTTAGAGGAATAAAAACATTACATATAAGAATGGAAAAAAGTCAAGAGAATGCAATAAAAGTTGCTGAATTCTTGAAAAAACATCCTAAGATAAAAGAAGTGTTTTATGTAGGATTACCTGAACATAAAGGATATGAAATTTCTAAAAAGCAGGCAACTGGCTTTGGTTCCATGATATCATTTAAAGTGAAAAATCAGGAAGATGTAGCTAAAATCTTAAAAAATGTTAAAGTCATAAACTTTGCAGAGAGTTTAGGTGGTGTTGAGACTTTAATTACCTATCCACAAACTCAAACACACGCAGAAATTCCAGCTGAAATTAAGAAGAGGCTTGGAGTAACAGAAGATTTATTAAGGCTATCAATAGGCATTGAAAATATAAGTGATTTAATTGAAGATTTAGAAAGCGCGTTGGGGTGTTAA
- a CDS encoding oleate hydratase, with protein MSKKSNKDNVNILLALGALAGAATVAAIGAKKLKERAKETDKSLPKINNSEDKQVYFVGGGLASLAGAAYLIRDCNFKGENIHIIEGLKILGGSNDGAGDAVNGFICRGGRMLNEETYENFWELLSTVPSLEMPNMSVTEEILNFDKSHPTYAKARLIDRNGVIQDVTSMGFNNADRMALGKLMATSEDKLDDMTIEQWFKHTPHFFETNFWYMWQTTFAFQKWSSLFEFKRYMDRMIFEFSRIETLEGVTRTPYNQYESVILPLKTYLEGFNVDFSINATVTDLDFKPGEEITVTAIHVEDSEGEKVIELKDDDVCIMINGCMTDNATLGDMHRAPEYTPNKPMSGELWAKVAKKKWGLGNPEPFFGHHEETNWESFTVTCKGNKLLKLIERFSSNAPGSGALMTFKDSNWLMSIVVAAQPHFKNQPLDTTIFWGYGLYTDRIGDYVKKPMRECTGEEILIELLHHLHMEDKSEEIMDTVVNVIPCMMPYIDSQFQPRKKTDRPEVVPKGSTNFAMISQFVEIPEDMVFTEEYSVRAARIAIYSLFGVKDKKICPVTPYKKNPKVLKDALKTSFR; from the coding sequence ATGAGTAAAAAGTCTAATAAGGATAATGTAAATATATTACTTGCATTAGGAGCATTAGCTGGTGCTGCAACAGTAGCAGCAATTGGTGCAAAAAAGTTAAAGGAAAGAGCAAAAGAAACAGATAAAAGTTTACCTAAAATTAATAACAGTGAAGACAAACAGGTTTACTTTGTTGGAGGCGGATTGGCTTCTTTAGCTGGAGCAGCTTATCTTATAAGAGATTGTAATTTTAAAGGTGAAAATATTCATATAATAGAGGGACTTAAGATACTTGGTGGCAGTAACGATGGTGCCGGAGATGCAGTAAATGGTTTTATCTGTAGAGGCGGTAGAATGCTCAATGAAGAGACTTATGAAAATTTCTGGGAGCTATTATCAACTGTGCCATCTTTAGAAATGCCTAACATGAGTGTAACTGAAGAAATATTAAATTTTGATAAATCCCATCCAACTTATGCGAAAGCAAGACTAATTGACCGAAATGGAGTTATTCAAGATGTAACTAGCATGGGTTTCAACAATGCTGATCGTATGGCACTTGGGAAGCTTATGGCTACATCTGAAGATAAACTTGATGATATGACAATTGAACAGTGGTTTAAGCATACACCACATTTCTTTGAAACAAATTTTTGGTATATGTGGCAGACTACCTTCGCTTTTCAAAAGTGGTCGAGTTTGTTTGAATTCAAGAGATATATGGATCGTATGATTTTTGAGTTCTCCCGTATAGAAACTTTAGAAGGTGTAACAAGGACTCCATATAATCAATACGAATCTGTTATTCTTCCATTAAAAACTTATTTAGAAGGTTTTAATGTTGATTTTAGTATAAATGCTACTGTTACTGATCTGGATTTTAAACCAGGTGAAGAAATAACAGTAACAGCAATACATGTAGAAGATAGCGAAGGGGAAAAAGTTATCGAGCTTAAGGATGACGATGTGTGCATTATGATAAATGGATGCATGACAGATAACGCAACTTTAGGCGATATGCATAGAGCACCAGAATATACTCCTAATAAGCCAATGTCAGGAGAATTATGGGCTAAAGTTGCTAAGAAAAAGTGGGGGCTTGGAAATCCAGAGCCATTCTTTGGTCATCATGAGGAAACAAACTGGGAGAGTTTTACTGTAACTTGTAAAGGTAATAAGTTACTTAAGCTTATTGAAAGATTTTCATCAAATGCTCCTGGTAGTGGAGCACTAATGACTTTTAAAGATTCGAATTGGTTGATGAGTATAGTGGTTGCAGCTCAACCACATTTTAAAAATCAACCACTTGATACAACTATTTTCTGGGGGTATGGATTATATACTGATAGAATAGGTGATTATGTAAAGAAACCTATGAGAGAATGTACTGGAGAAGAAATATTAATAGAGTTATTGCATCATCTTCATATGGAGGATAAGTCAGAAGAAATAATGGATACGGTGGTAAATGTAATTCCATGTATGATGCCATATATTGATTCTCAGTTCCAACCAAGAAAGAAGACTGATAGACCAGAAGTTGTTCCAAAGGGGTCAACGAATTTTGCAATGATAAGTCAATTTGTTGAAATACCTGAAGATATGGTATTTACTGAAGAATATTCTGTTCGTGCGGCTAGAATTGCAATATATTCTTTATTCGGTGTGAAAGATAAGAAAATTTGTCCAGTAACACCATATAAGAAAAATCCTAAGGTTTTGAAGGACGCTCTAAAGACATCTTTTAGATAA